The genomic interval CCTCCTGCGCGGCGAGGCGGATCACCTCGATCTGGACCTCACGGCCGGGGAGGAGGTCAGGCTGGAGTACGTGATGACCTTCGGGCCCGCCCGCGCCCAGGGGCTGTGGTACGGGGCCCGGCCGCCCGGGGTGCCGGACCTGCTCGCCCGCGCCGAGAGGCTGGCGGCCCGCTCGGAACAGGTGGTGCTGGTGGTGGGAGAGACCGCCGACTCCGGCGTGGAGAGCCGCGACCGCACGACGACGCGGCTGCCGGAGGCCCAGGTGGACCTGATCCGCCGCGTCTGCGCTGCCCACCCGGGCACGGTCGTGGTGGTGAACGCGGCCCACGCCGTGGACACGAGCTGGGCGGCCCAGGCCGCCGCCGTGCTGCACGTCTGGTTTCCGGGGCAGGGCTTCGGGGTGGCGCTGGCCGAGGTCCTCGCGGGCCTGCGGGAGCCGGGGGGACGCCTGCCCGTCACCTTCGCGCGGCGGGAGGCCGACTACCCCGCCTTCGACCTCACCCCGGACGCCCAGGGGGACCTCCGGTACGAGGAGGGCGTGCTGATCGGCTACCGCTCCTTCGCCGCTCATGGGACCGCGCCCGCCTTCCCGCTCGGGCACGGGCTGGGTTACGCGGAGTTCGAGTACGGCGAGGTGAACGTGCGGCCGCAAGCCGACGGAGCTCTTCAGGTGGCCGTGCCCGTCACCAACACCTCGGGCCGTGAAGGGAAAGAGGTGGTGCAGGCGTACCTCGAACAGCCGGAGTTCGAGGGCGTTCCCGCGCATCCCGAACTCGCGGCCTTCGCGGCGACCGTCGTGCCCGCCGGGGAGACGCGGACCGTGACCCTGACCATCCCCGCCCACGCCCTGCGCCGCTGGTCGGAGGCGGAGGGGCGGTGGGTCACGCCGCCAGGGCCGCGGACAGTGAAGGTGGGGCGCTCAATTCAGGACATCCGCTGGACGGGGCACCTCTCCCCCTGAGGGCTCGCCCCGCTTCCTCAGCCCCGGCGTGCCTGTGCCTTTGTAGCCGGGTGCGCCGCCTCTTCGGTGTCCATCAGGTCGGCGATCTTGAGGCCGGTGCTCAGGATGTGATGGTGCATCTCCCGCCCGGCGTCCCCGGCCTTCCCGGCGCGCATCAGCCCCACGAGGCGCCCGTGTTCCACGTTGCCCGAGAGGCTGTAGTTGGTGCTCTCCAGGTGCTTGTGGAGGTAGTGCTGCACCCGGTAGCGCAGGTCGCGGATTTGCGCCGCGAGGTGCGGGCGCCCGGCCCGGTCGTAGATGATCCGGTGAAACTCCATGTTGTTCTGCGAGAAGCGCGCCATGTCAAACTGCCCCTCCGGGTGCTCCATCTCCGCGACGAGGGCCTCCAGGCGGGCGAAGTCCCCGGCGGTGAGGTGCGGCACCGCCTTGACCGTCGCGAGCTCCTCCAGCACGGCCCGCATCTCGTAGATCTCGCGGATTTCATCGGCGGAAAAGCGGGTGACCTGGGCCCCCCGGTGCGGCTGGATGGTCACGAGCCCCTCGGATTCCAGGGTGCTCAGCGCCTCCCGGATGGGCATGGTGCTGACCTCGAAGCGCGCGGCGAGTTCTTCCAGCCTTAGGCGCTCGCCCGGCCCGAAGGTGCCGCGCACGATCTCGTCGCGCAGCACGTTCACGAGCGAGGTCTTGACCGTCCTGGGAAACATGGGGCCAATCTACCACCAGATTTGATCATATATCTCTAGGTGGGTGGACCCGGGTCACGACTTGCAAAAAATCAGAACGTGGATTATGTTTGATCAAACATCAAAGACGAGCAGTCGGAGCGGGCTCAAGGCCCGCCCCGGGGTGACCTTCGGCCCACGTCGGCCCGGTGTCTCCCACGCCCCCCGTTCTCCCGCGCCGGAGGTTCAGCCATGAAACGCACCCTCGCCCTGCTCTCCCTGACCGCGCTGCTCTCCTCACCCGCCCTCGCCCAGAGCGGCGAACTGCGCCTCATCGCCCAGGCGAGCGAGCAGGGCAACCCCACCATGCAGGCCCTGGTGGACGCCTTTATGAAGAAGTACCCGAACGTCAAGGTGCGGACCGAGTTCTTCCCCATCGGCACCGGGTACCCGCAGGTGCTGCGCACCCAGCTTCAGGGTGGGAACGCGCCGGACCTCTTCTATGTCACGGCCGGGTCGGGCGGGCAGGTCTCCGTGCTGCCCTTTCTGGAGGCGGGCTACGTGGCCGACCTGAGCAAACGCCCCTGGGCGCGGACGGTCATTCCCACCGCCTCGCGGGGCCTGTACTGGAAGGGCAACCAGCTCGCCGCCGTGCCCCTGGGGATGACGCCCATCGCCGCCGTGTACAACGCCGACCTGCTGGGGCAGTTGGGCGTGAGCGCCCCGAAGACGATGCCCGAACTGCTCAAGACCTGCGCGGCCATCCGGGCCAAGGGCAAGAGCATGTTCGCGCTGGCGGGCGCCAACCCGCAGAACGCGGGTCTGCTGGCCGCCACGCTGGCCGAGAACTACGTGCTGGGCAGCGATCCCCAGTGGAACGCCAAGCGCGCGGCGGGCAAGGTGACGTTTGCCGGAACGCCGAGCTGGAAACGCGCTCTGCAAGCCCTGCTCGACATGCAGAAGGCGGGCTGCTTCATCCCCGGCGTCGAGGGGGCCGACCTGCCCCAGGCCGCCCCGGCGCTGGCGAACGGGCAGGCCCTTGCCTTCGTGATTCCCACCGGCGCGATCTCGGCGCTGAGGGGCATCAACCCGAAGCTCAACCTGGGTGCGTTCGTGCTCCCCGGGCCGACCGCCGCGAGCACCGTCATCGCCGTGTCGCCGACGGACGCCATCGCGGTGTCCAAGAACTCGAAAAACCTCCCGGCGGCGCTGGCGTTTGCCGACTTTATCGCCACGGGCGGGGGCTCGGAGCTCTACACCAAGGCGACCGGGGACATTTCCACCCAGCAGGCCGCGACGGGCCGGAACCTGCCCCCCGAGCTGGCGGGCCTTGCCCCGGCCCTGGCGCGCAAGAACCGCGTCTTCTCGCTTATCCAGATCGAGTGGAACAACCCGCAGGTCTACACCACCCTGGGTGAGGGCGTGCAGGGCCTGCTGACCGGGCAGCTCACGGTGGACGCGCTGCTCGCCCGCATGGACGCGGCCTGGAACCGGAAGTAGACCGAGGGGGCGGAGTGCGGTGCCTGGCCCCGCTTTCTCCCAGGACGAGGTTCAGCCCACCGGAGGACTTCCCGTGACCAGTCAGCATTCCCGCGACGTTCAGAGGGTGGCCCGCTCGGCCAGCGAGCGCCAGCGGCCCACCCCACCCCGCCACGTGCCCCCCTGGGCCTGGGCCGTCCCGGCCGTCATCCTGGTGTTCCTGGCCCGCTACGTCGCGGCGGTGGCGGGCGGCTGGTACGCCTTCACCGACTGGAACGGGCTGACGCCGAGCGCCACCTTCACCGGGCTGGCGAACTTCCGGCAGGTATTCGCCGACGAGGGGGCCCGCGGCGCCCTGCTGAACACCGTCAAGTTCGCCGCCTGCTTCGTCGTCCTCACCAACCTGGTCGGGCTGTTCCTGGCGGTCGCGCTCAATCAGCACCTGCGGACGCGCTACCTGCTGCGCACCGCCTTCTTCGCCCCGGTGGTGATGAGCCAGCTCGCCACGGCCTTTATCTGGCGCTTCCTGTTCGACTACTCGGGGCCGGTCAACGGGGTGCTCGGGGCGCTGGGGCTGGAGTCCCTCAAGAAGACCTGGCTCGCCAACCCCACGTGGTCGTTCTGGGCGGTGGTCGTCGTGCTCGTGTGGCAGTTCTCCGGGTTGGCGATGGTGATCCTGCTCGCGGGCCTCCAGGGCATCCCGCAGGAGGTCGAGGAGGCTGCCGAGATCGACGGGGCGTCCTCCTGGCAGCGCCTCACGCGCGTCACCCTGCCGCTGCTGGCGCCCGCCCTCGCCATCAGCGTCCAGCTCTCGGTGATCTCGGGGCTGGCGATCTTCGATCAGGTCATGGCGCTGACGGGCGGCGGGCCGCTGGGCGCGACCGAGACGCTGGCGACCCAGGTGT from Deinococcus aestuarii carries:
- a CDS encoding GntR family transcriptional regulator, whose protein sequence is MFPRTVKTSLVNVLRDEIVRGTFGPGERLRLEELAARFEVSTMPIREALSTLESEGLVTIQPHRGAQVTRFSADEIREIYEMRAVLEELATVKAVPHLTAGDFARLEALVAEMEHPEGQFDMARFSQNNMEFHRIIYDRAGRPHLAAQIRDLRYRVQHYLHKHLESTNYSLSGNVEHGRLVGLMRAGKAGDAGREMHHHILSTGLKIADLMDTEEAAHPATKAQARRG
- a CDS encoding ABC transporter substrate-binding protein, translating into MKRTLALLSLTALLSSPALAQSGELRLIAQASEQGNPTMQALVDAFMKKYPNVKVRTEFFPIGTGYPQVLRTQLQGGNAPDLFYVTAGSGGQVSVLPFLEAGYVADLSKRPWARTVIPTASRGLYWKGNQLAAVPLGMTPIAAVYNADLLGQLGVSAPKTMPELLKTCAAIRAKGKSMFALAGANPQNAGLLAATLAENYVLGSDPQWNAKRAAGKVTFAGTPSWKRALQALLDMQKAGCFIPGVEGADLPQAAPALANGQALAFVIPTGAISALRGINPKLNLGAFVLPGPTAASTVIAVSPTDAIAVSKNSKNLPAALAFADFIATGGGSELYTKATGDISTQQAATGRNLPPELAGLAPALARKNRVFSLIQIEWNNPQVYTTLGEGVQGLLTGQLTVDALLARMDAAWNRK
- a CDS encoding carbohydrate ABC transporter permease; the encoded protein is MTSQHSRDVQRVARSASERQRPTPPRHVPPWAWAVPAVILVFLARYVAAVAGGWYAFTDWNGLTPSATFTGLANFRQVFADEGARGALLNTVKFAACFVVLTNLVGLFLAVALNQHLRTRYLLRTAFFAPVVMSQLATAFIWRFLFDYSGPVNGVLGALGLESLKKTWLANPTWSFWAVVVVLVWQFSGLAMVILLAGLQGIPQEVEEAAEIDGASSWQRLTRVTLPLLAPALAISVQLSVISGLAIFDQVMALTGGGPLGATETLATQVYKQTFVFGRYGYGTALALLLTVLIATAAIIQQLTTRAVERRNA